The following are encoded together in the Macadamia integrifolia cultivar HAES 741 unplaced genomic scaffold, SCU_Mint_v3 scaffold817, whole genome shotgun sequence genome:
- the LOC122070080 gene encoding phospholipase A(1) DAD1, chloroplastic-like gives MKLSIGTLRPCTVPSPKCVSSSVHCSAVKPAAAAATLGQRWTEYQGARNWEGLLDPLDDNLRDEILRYGQFVGATYNAFDFDPSSPSYAKCRFPKSSLFRRCGLPHTGYQVTKNLHATSGITMPRWAGKAPNWFSNQTSWIGYVAVCEDEDEIARLGRRDVVVAYRGTATCLEWFENLRATLTHLPGKTNVDIDEPEPMVAKGFLNLYTSGTKEIRSLREEVREEIGRVLQSYGDEPLSLTITGHSLGAALATLTAYDITTNFRQPPLVTVISFGAPRVGNRGFRCHVENCGSKVLRIVNSDDLVTKVPGFVIEDEDDDVSNKEKDTVNVAGLPSWLQRRVEDTLFQTQWVYADVGRELRVSSRDSPYLTGPTTNLATSHELDTYLHLVNGFLSSECPFRKTAKKMLSRRSAEKAPVLR, from the coding sequence ATGAAGCTCTCCATCGGCACTCTCCGTCCCTGCACCGTCCCATCACCCAAATGTGTGTCTTCTTCGGTTCACTGCAGTGCCGTCAAACCTGCGGCGGCGGCGGCGACGCTCGGCCAGAGATGGACGGAGTACCAAGGGGCTCGTAATTGGGAAGGCTTGCTTGACCCACTTGACGATAACCTACGTGACGAGATCCTCCGCTACGGCCAGTTCGTTGGGGCTACTTATAATGCTTTCGACTTCgacccttcttctccttcttatgcCAAGTGTCGTTTCCCCAAAAGCTCTCTTTTCCGCCGATGTGGCTTACCTCATACCGGTTACCAGGTCACCAAGAATCTACATGCCACTTCGGGCATTACAATGCCCCGATGGGCGGGTAAGGCACCCAATTGGTTCTCCAACCAGACCAGCTGGATCGGCTACGTGGCAGTCTGTGAAGACGAAGATGAGATAGCACGTCTTGGACGTCGTGACGTGGTTGTTGCCTATAGAGGGACTGCCACTTGTCTCGAGTGGTTCGAGAATCTACGTGCCACGTTGACACATCTCCCTGGCAAAACCAATGTGGACATTGACGAGCCCGAGCCCATGGTGGCCAAGGGATTCCTGAACCTTTATACATCTGGAACCAAAGAGATCCGTAGCTTAAGAGAAGAGGTGAGGGAAGAGATTGGTCGTGTCCTTCAATCCTACGGCGACGAACCTCTCAGCTTAACCATCACAGGTCACAGCCTCGGTGCGGCTCTAGCGACTCTCACAGCCTACGATATAACCACCAACTTCCGTCAACCACCCTTGGTGACGGTCATCTCCTTCGGTGCACCACGTGTCGGCAACCGTGGCTTCAGATGCCACGTGGAAAATTGCGGAAGCAAAGTACTCCGCATTGTAAACTCGGACGACCTAGTTACAAAGGTCCCAGGCTTTGTCATCGAAGACGAAGACGATGACGtctcaaataaagaaaaagatacCGTCAACGTGGCAGGACTTCCAAGCTGGCTTCAGAGACGCGTGGAGGATACACTATTCCAAACCCAATGGGTTTACGCAGACGTGGGTAGAGAGCTCCGAGTCAGCAGCAGAGACTCACCATATCTAACTGGACCCACCACAAATTTAGCCACATCACACGAGCTAGATACGTATCTACACTtggtgaatggattcttgaGCTCTGAGTGCCCTTTTCGGAAAACTGCAAAGAAAATGTTGAGTAGACGCAGCGCAGAGAAGGCTCCGGTACTACGGTGA